A single Loxodonta africana isolate mLoxAfr1 chromosome 12, mLoxAfr1.hap2, whole genome shotgun sequence DNA region contains:
- the LOC111748867 gene encoding transferrin receptor protein 2-like yields the protein MLRRGRGLEEGQPVGAEPGRGRRRDLVGGASAQASQLRRGIAEAHQDQQAAQVSRRCAAVCLPGVRGSDRNRAGTGGTGAPRLGPLGQCPGSSPPASDPPLHPASQTLSPHLVLIWHPKAADLFLPDPSPSPRPLPSISCPPCPPQQELSPRTSQTIYKRVEGTQQGRLEEEEEDGEEGSEPPAHFCPMELRGPEPLGSRPRRQNLGPWAAAGRRAIPYLVLTALLIFTGAFLLGYVVFRGSCQACGDAVLVVNEDINYEPGPDSHQGPLYWRDLQAMFLRFLGEGHLEEMIR from the exons ATGCTGAGGCGGGGGCGGGGCCTAGAGGAGGGCCAGCCCGTAGGAGCCGAGCCTGGGCGGGGCCGGAGGCGGGACCTGGTGGGCGGAGCCTCGGCGCAGGCCTCGCAACTTAGGAGAGGCATCGCTGAGGCACACCAGGACCAGCAAGCAGCTCAGGTGAGCCGTCGCTGCGCTGCTGTCTGCCTTCCAGGGGTTCGTGGTAGTGACAGGAATCGGGCAGGAACTGGTGGCACTGGTGCGCCCCG GCTGGGCCCTCTTGGCCAGTGTCCTGGCTCCTCCcctccagcttctgaccctcccCTCCACCCTGCCTCACAGACCCTTTCACCCCACCTTGTGCTCATCTGGCATCCCAAAGCTGCTGACCTATTCTTGCCAGATCCCTCTCCATCTCCCAGACCTCTTCCCTCAATCTCATGCCCACCCTGCCCCCCACAGCAAGAGCTGTCCCCACGAACCTCTCAGACCATCTATAAGCGTGTAGAAGGCACCCAGCAAGGTCGCctggaagaagaagaggaagacggGGAGGAGGGGTCTGAGCCTCCTGCACACTTCTGCCCCATGGAGCTGAGGGGCCCTGAGCCCCTGGGCTCTAGACCAAGGCGGCAAAACCTCGGACCCTGGGCAGCAGCAGGACGAAGGGCCATCCCCTACCTGGTCCTGACAGCCCTGCTGATCTTCACTGGGG CCTTCCTTCTGGGCTACGTGGTCTTCCGAGGGTCCTGCCAGGCATGTGGCGATGCTGTGTTGGTGGTCAACGAGGATATCAACTATGAGCCTGGCCCTGACTCCCACCAGGGCCCATTGTATTGGCGTGACCTCCAGGCCATGTTCCTGCGGTTTCTGGGGGAGGGGCACCTAGAGGAAATGATCAGGTAA